One Spirochaeta africana DSM 8902 genomic window carries:
- a CDS encoding YeeE/YedE family protein: MIEFISQPWPWFVSGPLLGLMVPLLLFIGNKQFGISSSLRHICTAALPLKSEYFRYNWRDHAWSLFLVAGTIAGALIARLFLNANTTPELSAAFQQRLQSWGMLPAAGLAPGEIFSGDAVFSLRSLVMLAGGGFLIGFGTRYANGCTSGHAIMGLSLLNLGSLVAVVGFFIGGLIMAHLLLPFILAL, from the coding sequence ATGATTGAGTTTATATCCCAGCCATGGCCATGGTTCGTGTCCGGGCCGCTGCTCGGGCTGATGGTACCGCTGCTCCTGTTCATCGGCAACAAACAGTTTGGCATCTCTTCCAGCCTGCGGCATATATGCACCGCAGCGCTGCCACTGAAGAGTGAATACTTCCGCTACAACTGGCGGGATCACGCCTGGAGTCTGTTCCTGGTTGCCGGCACCATCGCCGGTGCGTTGATCGCCCGACTTTTTCTGAACGCCAATACTACCCCCGAGCTCAGTGCTGCCTTTCAGCAGCGTCTGCAGTCATGGGGAATGCTGCCGGCAGCCGGGCTTGCCCCTGGCGAAATCTTTAGCGGTGATGCGGTGTTCAGTCTGCGATCACTGGTCATGCTGGCTGGTGGCGGTTTTCTGATCGGGTTTGGCACCCGCTATGCCAACGGCTGCACCTCGGGGCACGCTATTATGGGTCTATCGCTGTTAAACCTCGGCTCGCTGGTTGCGGTAGTCGGTTTTTTTATCGGGGGTCTGATAATGGCCCATCTGCTGCTGCCGTTCATCCTGGCACTGTAG
- a CDS encoding YlbF family regulator: MNTNTASADTDTRAMVVTAAGQLAERVRDGEVYQAFQQQVSTLQSDSEALGVLQDFQYEQQQLAAAQQYGMASEEQIRELQEKEASMMAHPVLAGFFAAQQALIDELSEVNAAISARLGYDFAKLAQPATGCGSGCGSHGEGGCC; the protein is encoded by the coding sequence ATGAATACGAATACAGCGAGCGCTGATACAGATACACGAGCGATGGTGGTGACTGCGGCGGGGCAGCTGGCCGAGCGGGTGCGCGATGGTGAGGTGTACCAGGCGTTTCAGCAGCAGGTAAGTACCCTGCAAAGCGATAGTGAGGCGCTGGGGGTGCTGCAGGATTTTCAGTATGAACAGCAGCAGCTGGCGGCGGCGCAGCAGTACGGGATGGCGAGCGAGGAGCAGATTCGCGAGTTGCAGGAAAAAGAGGCCAGCATGATGGCACATCCGGTGTTGGCGGGTTTTTTTGCGGCACAGCAGGCATTGATAGATGAGCTTTCCGAGGTGAATGCGGCGATCAGCGCCAGGCTGGGATACGATTTTGCCAAGCTGGCTCAGCCGGCTACTGGCTGCGGGAGCGGCTGCGGCAGCCATGGAGAGGGCGGCTGCTGTTAA
- a CDS encoding ArsR/SmtB family transcription factor has product MRRSPDLRRRRRAAAAAAATVDGHMNMSREREPGADYAEVFKALGDPLRVRIFQLLLRVGEPVCVCEIVDALEQPQYQISRHMAVLKRAGLVGYRREGTWVYHYPLRPAGFSDGVWGELQQSFAGDELLGEDLRRLQARMRLREAGRCVVGLQESCDC; this is encoded by the coding sequence TTGCGCAGATCGCCCGATCTGCGTCGGCGTCGTCGTGCGGCTGCGGCGGCAGCTGCGACTGTTGACGGGCACATGAATATGAGCCGGGAGCGTGAGCCGGGGGCGGATTATGCCGAGGTGTTCAAGGCCTTGGGGGATCCGCTGCGGGTGCGGATATTTCAGTTGCTGCTGCGGGTGGGCGAGCCGGTGTGTGTCTGCGAGATTGTGGATGCGCTGGAGCAGCCGCAGTATCAGATTTCCCGGCATATGGCGGTGCTGAAGCGTGCCGGGCTGGTGGGTTACCGGCGCGAGGGAACCTGGGTGTATCACTATCCGCTGCGGCCGGCCGGGTTCAGCGATGGTGTGTGGGGCGAGCTGCAGCAAAGCTTCGCCGGTGATGAGCTGCTGGGCGAGGATCTGCGTCGGCTGCAGGCACGCATGCGACTGCGCGAGGCGGGGCGCTGCGTGGTCGGGCTGCAGGAGAGCTGTGACTGCTGA
- a CDS encoding YlbF family regulator — MLSIEIREQAAGVAEAIQAAPESQRYIEAQSEYSGDPELIDLRNRYTDLIQDFQRKQTDGSYTQQDIDAVREVQMQVNGHRITQAVIGAQTELQDLLQACNQKMTAVLGMNFAQIARSASASSCGCGGSCDC, encoded by the coding sequence ATGTTAAGTATTGAAATCAGAGAACAGGCGGCCGGTGTGGCCGAGGCAATTCAGGCTGCTCCGGAGAGTCAGCGGTATATTGAGGCGCAGAGCGAGTACAGCGGAGATCCGGAACTGATAGATCTGCGCAATCGGTATACCGATCTGATTCAGGATTTCCAGCGCAAGCAGACCGACGGGAGCTATACCCAGCAGGATATCGATGCGGTGCGTGAGGTGCAGATGCAGGTGAACGGGCATCGTATCACGCAGGCGGTGATAGGTGCTCAGACAGAGCTGCAGGATCTGCTGCAGGCATGCAACCAGAAGATGACGGCGGTGCTGGGGATGAACTTTGCGCAGATCGCCCGATCTGCGTCGGCGTCGTCGTGCGGCTGCGGCGGCAGCTGCGACTGTTGA
- a CDS encoding YeeE/YedE thiosulfate transporter family protein, translating into MATATHKPSLTRQFFVYFPVGIYFGIVLTKAEVISWYRIQEMFAFQALHMYGIIGSAVLVGATSVALIRILRLHPHGGGAFNLTGKPFNKIGNLSGGIIFGLGWAITGACPGPLYALIGLGYYSYLVAIGFALLGVITYGRLKPLLPH; encoded by the coding sequence ATGGCCACTGCTACACACAAACCATCACTGACTCGACAGTTTTTTGTCTATTTCCCGGTGGGAATCTACTTTGGCATTGTACTGACCAAGGCCGAGGTTATCAGCTGGTACCGTATTCAGGAGATGTTCGCCTTCCAGGCACTACACATGTACGGAATAATCGGCAGTGCGGTACTGGTTGGCGCCACCTCGGTTGCCCTGATCCGGATCCTGCGGCTGCATCCACACGGAGGCGGTGCGTTCAACCTTACCGGAAAGCCGTTCAATAAAATCGGCAACCTGTCCGGAGGGATCATCTTCGGTCTGGGATGGGCAATAACCGGGGCATGCCCAGGTCCCCTGTATGCCCTGATTGGTCTGGGATATTACTCCTATCTGGTTGCAATCGGTTTTGCGTTGCTGGGGGTAATCACCTACGGACGCCTGAAACCACTGCTGCCGCATTAG
- a CDS encoding DUF1566 domain-containing protein yields MRTQSLSGVVLFLLVAMLSYAELPPTLTSVEVGDFGPGGGVIFAVPGQKTSLEVWLQAAPEDWYAGGDPLAALKDARQLADTYAVEATEPALVGNRLSPAGGWRLPTIEELQLLFEARGQIPGLVMPSFYWSSSTAGDGSEILDMFSGYRERGRPDGRHRVRPVRTLIVE; encoded by the coding sequence ATGCGCACACAATCATTATCGGGAGTGGTTCTGTTTCTGCTGGTTGCGATGCTGTCGTATGCCGAGTTGCCGCCGACGCTGACGTCAGTAGAGGTTGGCGATTTCGGCCCGGGTGGCGGGGTGATATTTGCGGTGCCGGGTCAGAAAACCAGCCTGGAGGTCTGGCTGCAGGCAGCACCCGAAGACTGGTATGCAGGGGGAGATCCTCTGGCGGCCCTTAAAGACGCCCGACAGCTGGCAGACACCTACGCTGTGGAGGCTACAGAGCCAGCTCTGGTCGGCAACCGCCTCAGTCCAGCCGGCGGCTGGCGTCTGCCGACCATCGAGGAACTGCAGCTGCTTTTCGAGGCGAGGGGGCAGATTCCGGGGCTGGTAATGCCCTCGTTTTACTGGAGCTCATCAACTGCAGGTGATGGGAGCGAGATTCTGGACATGTTCAGCGGCTACCGGGAGCGGGGCAGACCTGACGGCCGGCATCGCGTGCGTCCGGTGCGCACTTTGATTGTCGAGTGA
- a CDS encoding M48 family metallopeptidase, with amino-acid sequence MEHARKILKNISPNAWEHPADRAAMAALKQLPVLEDVIKTLFGGTSERSLRYLFLASAVRSSPTQFERVHRLTTEACNILDAPQVPEVFIAQNPTYNAMAVGFRTPFIVLHSALEDSLSDDELLGVVAHEVGHIMSGHALYKTILYLLVNIGLQLLHLPVGRAGLISLIMALREWDRKSELSADRAALLVTQSTDTAYTTLMKLAGGSKTDQMNIEEFVAQAAEYDRGDTVLDGVYKLVNLLGQTHPFPVLRLSELKTWVEAGSYDKILEGSYPQRDQDEREDLFTRFQEAADAYRDEIHRSEDPLAQVVDNLNQHFEKARTQAEDLFKNLFGR; translated from the coding sequence ATGGAACACGCACGCAAGATTTTAAAGAATATCAGCCCGAACGCCTGGGAACACCCGGCTGATCGGGCTGCGATGGCGGCACTTAAACAGCTGCCGGTCCTGGAGGATGTCATCAAGACCCTGTTTGGTGGAACCAGCGAGCGTTCACTGCGCTATCTGTTCCTGGCATCAGCGGTGCGCAGCAGCCCGACCCAGTTCGAGCGGGTTCATCGCCTGACTACCGAGGCATGCAACATCCTGGATGCGCCCCAGGTACCGGAGGTGTTTATCGCCCAGAACCCGACCTACAATGCCATGGCGGTAGGCTTTCGCACCCCGTTCATTGTGCTGCATTCTGCCCTGGAGGATTCTCTCAGTGATGATGAACTCCTGGGGGTAGTGGCTCACGAGGTTGGCCACATAATGAGCGGACATGCCCTCTATAAGACCATTCTGTACCTGCTGGTGAATATCGGGTTGCAGCTGCTGCATCTTCCGGTCGGACGTGCCGGGCTAATCTCGCTGATCATGGCACTGCGTGAATGGGATCGCAAAAGTGAACTCAGTGCCGACCGTGCCGCGCTGCTGGTAACCCAGTCCACCGATACTGCATATACAACCCTGATGAAGCTGGCCGGCGGCAGCAAAACCGACCAGATGAACATCGAGGAGTTTGTAGCGCAGGCTGCTGAGTACGACCGGGGAGATACCGTCCTGGACGGTGTCTACAAGCTGGTGAATCTGTTGGGGCAAACCCATCCCTTCCCGGTCCTGCGGCTATCTGAACTCAAGACGTGGGTCGAAGCCGGATCCTACGACAAGATTCTGGAAGGCAGCTATCCGCAGCGGGACCAGGATGAACGCGAGGATCTGTTCACGCGCTTTCAGGAGGCCGCCGACGCATATCGCGATGAGATCCATCGCAGCGAAGACCCGCTGGCCCAGGTGGTGGACAACCTGAATCAACACTTTGAGAAGGCCAGAACCCAGGCAGAGGACTTGTTCAAGAATCTGTTTGGTCGATAG
- a CDS encoding 2'-5' RNA ligase family protein: METARLFIAFSLPDEVQQHLALIQKKLATMAPSDAFRWIHPGNTHITLHFLGDTPRDRIPSVIDALRAAAIAIANQHAVTGAAGPKPTAVSDRRGIRCKLGGVGYFPHIDNPRVLWLGLNEVTTRHSADLTAQGRAYFQSLEQELTARGLESSSPRYAPHITLGYRRRKANRSETAAVTAAWQQYSSQGLIFSLQQIVLYESVVAQRGREHRRLHTQPLG; the protein is encoded by the coding sequence ATGGAGACCGCCCGTCTGTTTATCGCATTCTCGCTGCCGGATGAGGTGCAGCAGCATTTGGCACTGATACAGAAAAAGCTCGCCACCATGGCCCCTTCTGATGCTTTCCGATGGATACACCCAGGCAACACCCACATCACCCTGCATTTTCTCGGAGACACCCCGCGTGATCGCATACCATCGGTAATCGATGCCCTAAGGGCTGCAGCCATCGCGATCGCGAACCAGCATGCTGTTACCGGTGCTGCCGGGCCCAAACCAACAGCTGTTTCCGACCGTCGCGGGATACGATGCAAACTTGGCGGTGTTGGCTACTTCCCGCATATCGACAACCCAAGGGTGCTCTGGCTTGGGCTGAACGAGGTAACCACCCGGCATTCAGCCGACCTGACTGCACAAGGTCGAGCTTACTTTCAATCTCTCGAACAGGAACTGACTGCACGCGGACTCGAAAGCAGCAGTCCGCGTTATGCGCCGCACATTACTTTGGGATACCGGCGGCGCAAGGCCAACCGTAGCGAAACCGCTGCGGTTACCGCAGCCTGGCAGCAATATAGCAGCCAGGGGTTGATCTTTTCCCTCCAGCAGATCGTATTGTACGAGAGTGTAGTTGCCCAACGAGGTCGGGAACACCGACGACTGCATACCCAGCCGCTTGGCTAA
- a CDS encoding universal stress protein — MFSRVVLATDLSPASQSLVDGALCLKDLGVQEIVLLHCFGAAEAASFTFAEGDRAFEEILERQGERLREQGFSVSVETLTGSPQHGVQKIAQEHDAGLIVIGSHGHAIRHGLHLGGRAWGIIHHAVRPVLVLRLQPHGEAEVRLKDCARRRLTEKLLMATDFSANADRAIPYAENLIAEGATEVYLAHIQDQMMIDPHLLDRREEFSAIDQERLDVLQKRLRLAGAEVVQTELGYGKPSMELIRLAESLQPSLLVMGTQGKGLVQELLLGSVSHTVTSHVECPVLLVPPER, encoded by the coding sequence ATGTTTTCCAGAGTAGTCCTGGCAACCGATCTGTCGCCGGCGTCTCAGTCGCTGGTTGATGGGGCGTTGTGTCTGAAGGATTTGGGGGTGCAGGAGATTGTGCTGCTGCACTGTTTCGGCGCAGCCGAGGCGGCCTCGTTTACCTTTGCCGAGGGGGATCGTGCGTTCGAGGAGATTCTGGAGCGGCAGGGGGAGCGTTTGCGCGAGCAGGGGTTTTCTGTATCGGTGGAGACGTTGACCGGCAGTCCCCAGCACGGGGTACAGAAGATTGCACAGGAACATGATGCTGGCTTGATTGTGATCGGCTCGCACGGGCATGCAATCCGGCACGGGCTGCATCTGGGTGGCCGGGCCTGGGGGATTATTCATCATGCGGTGCGGCCGGTGCTGGTGCTGCGACTGCAGCCGCATGGGGAGGCCGAGGTGCGCCTGAAGGATTGTGCGCGTCGTCGATTAACCGAGAAGCTGCTGATGGCCACCGACTTTTCCGCGAATGCCGATCGGGCGATTCCGTATGCTGAGAATCTGATTGCTGAGGGGGCAACGGAGGTTTATCTCGCTCATATCCAGGATCAGATGATGATCGATCCGCACTTGCTGGACCGACGTGAGGAGTTCAGTGCGATCGACCAGGAGCGTCTGGATGTCCTGCAAAAGCGGCTGCGACTGGCCGGCGCGGAGGTGGTACAGACCGAGCTGGGATACGGCAAGCCGTCTATGGAGCTTATCCGGCTGGCTGAGTCGCTGCAGCCGTCGCTGCTGGTGATGGGCACCCAGGGCAAGGGGCTGGTGCAGGAACTGCTGCTGGGGAGTGTAAGCCATACGGTTACCAGTCATGTCGAGTGTCCGGTGCTGCTGGTTCCGCCGGAGCGGTGA
- a CDS encoding glycosyltransferase family 2 protein, giving the protein MIGRIDASDSAAVGCSVTISVIIPTYNRAELVQQAVDSVLTQTHQPDEILVVDDGSEDETVALLQPLQAMGKIRVLRSLHSGMPGAARNRGIELASGEYIAFLDSDDLWMPDKLAQQLALVRRSCQVPMLVHTRECWNRNGREISQAGQRHRSNGQVFPDALKKCIIGPSTVLVRRELLLALGGFREDLPVAEDYELWLHVAARYPVQYIDQPLVEKRAGHGPQLSEQWGVIEYFRLRALLDFVGRHDPIPAPPGLPYLPANAHRAGWRAGIDMLPQIGSEQLLLAEAELARKLRVFVRGAAKRGNAEILDWYIQSEWYQEE; this is encoded by the coding sequence ATGATTGGTCGCATTGACGCATCAGACTCGGCTGCCGTAGGCTGTAGTGTGACCATCAGCGTAATAATTCCGACTTATAATCGGGCCGAACTCGTCCAGCAGGCGGTTGATAGTGTCTTGACGCAGACACATCAGCCCGACGAAATACTTGTGGTGGACGACGGCTCGGAAGATGAGACCGTCGCTCTGCTGCAGCCGCTGCAGGCGATGGGGAAAATCCGGGTGCTTCGGAGTCTGCACAGCGGGATGCCCGGTGCGGCTCGCAACCGCGGGATCGAACTGGCCTCCGGGGAGTACATCGCGTTTCTGGACAGCGATGATTTGTGGATGCCGGATAAGCTGGCGCAGCAGCTGGCGTTGGTCCGGCGTTCCTGCCAGGTCCCGATGCTTGTGCACACCCGTGAATGCTGGAATCGCAACGGTCGGGAGATCTCGCAGGCCGGGCAGCGGCATCGCAGCAATGGGCAGGTATTCCCCGATGCTCTAAAGAAATGCATAATTGGGCCTTCCACCGTGCTGGTGCGTCGTGAATTGCTGTTAGCTTTGGGTGGGTTCCGGGAGGATCTGCCGGTAGCCGAAGACTATGAGTTGTGGCTGCATGTCGCCGCACGGTACCCGGTACAGTATATCGACCAGCCGCTGGTGGAAAAGCGGGCAGGCCATGGCCCGCAGCTATCGGAGCAATGGGGAGTAATCGAGTACTTTCGGCTGCGGGCGTTACTGGATTTCGTGGGACGGCACGATCCTATACCGGCACCGCCGGGACTGCCATACTTGCCGGCGAACGCGCATCGCGCAGGGTGGCGCGCCGGGATCGATATGCTGCCCCAGATCGGGTCAGAACAACTCTTGCTGGCCGAGGCCGAGTTGGCACGTAAGCTGCGGGTGTTCGTGCGCGGTGCTGCCAAACGAGGTAACGCCGAGATCCTCGATTGGTACATACAGAGCGAATGGTATCAGGAGGAGTGA
- a CDS encoding UTP--glucose-1-phosphate uridylyltransferase produces the protein MKGVILAGGYGTRFLPVTKTIPKEMLPLVNKPAIAFIMEEFAAAGINEVLIISSRRKRSLEDYFDREVELEGVFSQEQKHDYLAQIAPERMQVYFTRQQKMMGTGHALMQAEAFVGSDPFVVAYPDDLHFGATPLAAQLVETFHITGKTVMAGLDNPPNLERYGVLSLADDNLHVTDIVEKPAPGTAPSRLASIGRYLYTPEIFGFLQEGWAKHLAESPESEYYHVYALKQLMSRGRVVQHTIEGERLDTGAPTGFLQAFLHVAAQDPELATVIREFAAGM, from the coding sequence ATGAAAGGCGTAATTCTGGCGGGTGGATACGGCACCCGCTTTCTCCCGGTCACCAAAACAATACCCAAAGAGATGCTGCCGCTGGTGAACAAACCGGCAATAGCATTCATCATGGAGGAGTTCGCAGCCGCTGGCATCAACGAGGTACTGATAATCTCATCCCGACGCAAACGCAGCCTGGAGGATTACTTCGATCGCGAGGTGGAACTGGAAGGGGTGTTCTCGCAAGAACAGAAACACGATTACCTTGCTCAGATAGCACCGGAGCGTATGCAGGTCTACTTTACCCGACAGCAGAAAATGATGGGGACTGGTCATGCCTTGATGCAGGCAGAGGCTTTTGTCGGTAGCGACCCCTTTGTGGTGGCCTACCCAGACGATCTGCATTTCGGCGCCACACCGCTGGCGGCCCAGCTGGTGGAAACTTTTCATATTACCGGCAAAACCGTTATGGCCGGATTGGATAACCCCCCGAACCTCGAACGCTACGGGGTTCTCTCCCTGGCAGACGACAATCTGCACGTAACCGATATTGTGGAAAAACCGGCTCCCGGAACCGCTCCCAGCAGGCTTGCCAGTATTGGCCGGTATCTGTATACCCCCGAGATATTCGGGTTTTTGCAGGAGGGGTGGGCCAAACACCTGGCTGAATCACCCGAATCCGAATACTACCACGTGTATGCTCTGAAGCAGCTTATGAGCCGCGGCCGGGTGGTGCAGCACACCATCGAGGGAGAACGGTTGGACACCGGCGCGCCAACCGGTTTTTTACAGGCTTTCCTGCATGTCGCTGCACAGGATCCTGAACTGGCGACGGTTATCCGGGAGTTTGCAGCCGGGATGTAA
- a CDS encoding DUF1566 domain-containing protein, translated as MAEVVLLEHNGASLQQHHLPLTYDPVLQEFHATLLLEDVPAGNSHILAVEIQDEEGAPLQEAQAQVSVVSGETTSVTLILFPHTDLVQPGDLAEDMEETVPPGGYWILAYSLAAGQDYALEAEAGEDIELRIQLPDGSFLPAGEITWEQQETGTVYLYIFNRGDDDIPVLLELTASGAVEYTIGDTGPAGGVVFYDQGEVVNGWRYLEATPAGWSGGEDPVAAWGDDSLIGTETNFGFGKLNTLTIISRLQDWEDGQYAARLSGDYAVGEYDDWFLPSLEELFELRAQQDIVGGFPIEGNEDIYWSSSEFFDDPDDPPEEHSWVLGFIAGESSEWLKEFDDTRVRPVRAFRSELPTYAVVYHPNEGQGDPPVDPYHYEPGEPVTLPDAGELYREGYEFAGWNSEPDGTGDQYIAIGNITMPQGNLILYAEWAEIEPVYTIGDTGPAGGIIFYVDDTDQYDGWTYLEAAPAGWDDPGEPDPEDPLRQWDDDTFSYSAVTTETAIGTGKENTAAIVTALGGDGKTGMAAQLAAELEITNGETDYSDWFLPSRDELNELYMQEAIIDGLYVSAGWYYWSSSTADESWAWSQDFFNGDQSVTNGKNISTYIRVRPIRRF; from the coding sequence ATGGCAGAGGTAGTTCTGTTGGAGCATAACGGCGCCTCGCTCCAGCAGCACCACTTGCCGTTGACCTACGACCCGGTATTGCAGGAGTTTCATGCAACTCTGCTGCTTGAGGATGTCCCGGCAGGAAACAGCCATATACTTGCAGTTGAAATCCAGGACGAAGAAGGTGCTCCGCTGCAAGAGGCGCAGGCCCAGGTGAGCGTAGTAAGCGGGGAAACTACCAGTGTCACTCTGATTCTGTTTCCTCATACTGATCTGGTGCAACCTGGTGATTTGGCGGAAGACATGGAAGAAACCGTGCCCCCGGGCGGATACTGGATACTCGCCTATTCGCTTGCCGCCGGGCAAGACTATGCGCTGGAAGCCGAAGCAGGCGAAGATATCGAGCTGCGGATCCAGCTGCCGGATGGCAGTTTCCTGCCTGCAGGGGAGATTACCTGGGAGCAGCAAGAAACCGGCACGGTTTACCTGTACATCTTTAATCGTGGTGATGATGATATACCAGTCTTGCTGGAGCTGACAGCCTCCGGGGCTGTAGAATACACCATCGGCGACACCGGCCCGGCGGGAGGTGTGGTGTTCTATGACCAGGGTGAGGTTGTAAACGGCTGGCGCTATCTGGAGGCAACACCGGCTGGCTGGAGTGGGGGAGAAGACCCAGTGGCAGCATGGGGGGATGACAGCCTGATCGGTACCGAAACCAACTTTGGCTTTGGCAAGCTGAATACCCTCACGATCATTAGCCGATTGCAAGACTGGGAAGATGGGCAGTACGCTGCGCGCCTTAGCGGGGACTATGCGGTTGGCGAGTATGATGACTGGTTTCTGCCATCACTTGAAGAGTTGTTTGAGCTCAGGGCCCAGCAGGACATTGTAGGTGGCTTTCCGATCGAGGGAAACGAGGACATCTACTGGAGCTCATCAGAGTTCTTCGACGATCCGGACGACCCGCCAGAGGAGCATTCCTGGGTGCTGGGATTTATTGCCGGAGAATCGTCTGAATGGCTGAAGGAGTTTGACGATACACGCGTCCGCCCTGTTCGCGCCTTTCGCTCTGAACTGCCGACCTATGCTGTAGTGTATCATCCGAATGAGGGCCAGGGAGATCCTCCGGTCGACCCGTATCACTACGAGCCTGGTGAGCCGGTAACGCTTCCGGATGCCGGAGAGCTGTATCGGGAGGGCTATGAGTTTGCCGGCTGGAACAGTGAACCGGACGGAACCGGGGATCAGTATATCGCTATTGGCAATATCACGATGCCGCAAGGGAACCTGATCCTGTATGCCGAGTGGGCAGAGATTGAGCCGGTGTACACCATCGGCGACACCGGCCCGGCTGGCGGGATTATCTTCTATGTGGACGACACCGATCAGTATGATGGATGGACCTATCTGGAGGCTGCCCCGGCTGGCTGGGACGATCCAGGGGAACCGGATCCTGAAGACCCTCTGCGGCAATGGGATGATGACACCTTCAGCTACAGCGCGGTAACCACCGAAACTGCTATCGGTACCGGCAAGGAGAACACTGCTGCTATTGTTACGGCGCTTGGTGGTGACGGTAAAACAGGCATGGCGGCCCAATTGGCAGCAGAGCTGGAAATAACCAACGGTGAAACGGATTATTCAGACTGGTTTTTGCCTTCCAGGGATGAGCTGAATGAGCTTTATATGCAAGAAGCTATTATTGATGGTCTGTATGTATCTGCTGGTTGGTATTATTGGTCGTCATCAACTGCTGATGAAAGCTGGGCATGGTCTCAGGATTTTTTTAATGGGGATCAGTCGGTAACTAATGGCAAAAACATATCCACCTACATTCGCGTCCGCCCCATCCGCCGTTTCTGA